One Halostella limicola genomic window carries:
- the katG gene encoding catalase/peroxidase HPI produces the protein MRGRNHDWWPNKLSLEVLDQNARDVSPYGEDFDYAEEFEKLDLEEVKADLKDLMTSSQEWWPADYGHYGPLFIRMAWHSAGTYRTVDGRGGAGSGTQRFAPLNSWPDNANLDKARRLLEPIKQKYGRKLSWADLIILAGNVALESMGMQTLGWAGGREDVFEPDKSVYWGPEDEWEAPQDDRRDEEGNLEEPLGATVMGLIYVDPEGPNGDPDPLKSAENIREAFGRMAMNDEETAALIAGGHTFGKSHGASDDDMGPEPEAAPIEDQGLGWTDSGKGSETTTSGIEGAWNAWPTMWDTSYLDNLLDYEWELTESPVGAKQWQPKEEEAYDTVPDAHDPSEKHAPMMMTTDLALKRDPEFREIIEGFRDNPPEFLEAFASAWYKLIHRDMGPQERFLGPDVPEETMLWQDPLPDADYDLIGEEEAAELKEEILGSELTVSQLVKTAWAAASTYRDSDKRGGANGARIRLEPQRSWEVNEPAQLESVLSTYEAIQEEFNGSRSDDVRVSLADLIVLGGNAAVEEAAADAGYDVEVPFESGRTDATQEQTDEESFEVLKPEVDGFRNYFGGEYDVPAEELLVDHADLLDLTASEMTVLLGGMRALGANYQDSDLGVFTDRPETLTNDFFANLLDMGYEWEKASESEEVYELRDRETGDVEWRGTRIDLIFGSHSRLRAIADVYASEEETFVNDFVDAWSKVMKLDRFDLE, from the coding sequence ATGCGAGGACGTAATCACGACTGGTGGCCGAACAAGCTGAGCCTGGAGGTCCTCGACCAGAACGCTCGCGACGTCAGTCCGTACGGCGAGGACTTCGACTACGCCGAGGAGTTCGAGAAGCTCGACCTCGAGGAGGTGAAGGCGGACCTCAAGGACCTGATGACGTCGTCGCAGGAGTGGTGGCCGGCCGACTACGGCCACTACGGCCCGCTCTTCATTCGGATGGCGTGGCACAGCGCCGGCACGTACCGCACCGTCGACGGCCGCGGCGGCGCGGGAAGCGGCACGCAGCGGTTCGCCCCGCTCAACAGCTGGCCCGACAACGCGAATCTCGACAAGGCGCGCCGGCTGCTGGAGCCGATCAAGCAGAAGTACGGCCGCAAGCTCTCGTGGGCGGACCTGATCATCCTGGCCGGCAACGTCGCGCTCGAGTCGATGGGCATGCAGACGCTCGGCTGGGCCGGCGGCCGCGAGGACGTGTTCGAACCCGACAAGTCCGTCTACTGGGGCCCCGAGGACGAGTGGGAGGCACCCCAGGACGACCGCCGCGACGAGGAGGGGAACCTCGAGGAGCCGCTCGGGGCCACCGTGATGGGGCTCATCTACGTGGATCCCGAGGGACCGAACGGAGATCCGGACCCGCTCAAGTCGGCGGAGAACATCCGGGAAGCGTTCGGCCGCATGGCGATGAACGACGAGGAGACGGCCGCGCTCATCGCGGGCGGGCACACGTTCGGCAAGTCCCACGGCGCGTCCGACGACGACATGGGTCCCGAGCCCGAGGCGGCCCCCATCGAGGACCAGGGCCTCGGCTGGACCGACTCCGGGAAGGGCTCCGAGACGACCACCAGCGGCATCGAGGGCGCCTGGAACGCCTGGCCGACGATGTGGGACACCTCCTACCTCGACAACCTGCTCGACTACGAGTGGGAACTGACGGAGAGCCCCGTCGGCGCGAAGCAGTGGCAGCCGAAAGAGGAGGAGGCGTACGACACCGTCCCGGACGCCCACGATCCGTCGGAGAAGCACGCCCCGATGATGATGACGACGGACCTCGCCCTCAAGCGGGATCCGGAGTTCCGGGAGATCATCGAGGGCTTCCGCGATAATCCGCCCGAGTTCCTGGAGGCGTTCGCGAGCGCGTGGTACAAGCTGATCCACCGCGACATGGGCCCGCAGGAGCGGTTCCTCGGTCCGGACGTCCCCGAGGAGACGATGCTCTGGCAGGACCCGCTCCCCGACGCCGACTACGACCTGATCGGCGAGGAAGAGGCCGCCGAGCTCAAAGAGGAGATCCTCGGCTCGGAACTGACCGTCTCCCAGCTGGTCAAGACCGCCTGGGCGGCGGCGTCGACGTACCGCGACAGCGACAAGCGCGGCGGCGCGAACGGCGCCCGCATCCGCCTCGAACCGCAGCGGAGCTGGGAGGTCAACGAGCCGGCGCAGCTGGAGTCGGTGCTGTCGACCTACGAAGCGATCCAGGAGGAGTTCAACGGCTCGCGCTCCGACGATGTCCGGGTCTCGCTCGCCGATCTCATCGTGCTGGGCGGCAACGCGGCCGTCGAGGAGGCCGCTGCGGACGCCGGCTACGACGTGGAGGTCCCGTTCGAATCCGGCCGCACGGACGCCACGCAGGAACAGACGGACGAGGAGTCGTTCGAGGTGCTCAAGCCCGAGGTCGACGGGTTCCGCAACTACTTCGGCGGCGAGTACGACGTGCCGGCCGAGGAACTGCTGGTCGACCACGCCGACCTGCTTGACCTGACGGCGTCCGAGATGACCGTTCTGCTCGGCGGCATGCGCGCGCTGGGCGCGAACTACCAGGACTCTGACCTCGGCGTCTTCACCGACCGGCCGGAGACGCTGACCAACGACTTCTTCGCGAACCTGCTCGACATGGGCTACGAGTGGGAGAAGGCCTCCGAGTCCGAGGAGGTCTACGAACTGCGCGACCGCGAGACGGGCGACGTCGAGTGGAGGGGGACCCGAATCGACCTCATCTTCGGCTCGCACTCCCGGCTTCGGGCCATCGCGGACGTCTACGCGAGCGAGGAAGAGACGTTCGTTAACGACTTCGTGGACGCCTGGAGCAAGGTGATGAAGCTCGACCGCTTCGACCTCGAGTAA
- a CDS encoding NAD(P)/FAD-dependent oxidoreductase, with protein sequence MKVAVIGGGAVGATAAYDLADRGADVTLFERGDIAGASTGRAAGICYDAFAEDVDARVADRAVERFREFSGQGEFEFEETPYVWFAREGDERRERAIREHVPRMRDNGRDVELVDPDDLAAEWPALRTDDVAVAAVARDAGRVRPATYAELLAEKAETAGARIETGVEASVATDPAGVVVDGERRAFDAVLVAAGAHTKRLLADAGVPVALKPYRVQALTTVDGPDVPLTYDATGGFYVRPYGDGLLAGDGTEEVESDPDDWKRDADDWFVADVRDGLAHRIGHDADVTDAWAGLCTATPDHDPLLGELRDGLYVAAGWQGHGFMRSPALGEAAAEAVLDGDGIPAFDPTRFSGDEEFEIVEGMTVEE encoded by the coding sequence ATGAAGGTCGCAGTCATCGGGGGCGGCGCAGTCGGCGCGACGGCCGCCTACGACCTCGCGGACCGGGGAGCGGACGTGACGCTGTTCGAACGCGGCGATATCGCTGGCGCGAGCACGGGCCGCGCGGCGGGTATCTGCTACGACGCCTTCGCCGAGGACGTCGACGCGCGGGTCGCCGACCGCGCGGTCGAGCGCTTCCGGGAGTTCTCCGGGCAAGGCGAGTTCGAGTTCGAGGAGACGCCGTACGTCTGGTTCGCCCGCGAGGGCGACGAGCGGCGCGAGCGGGCGATCCGCGAGCACGTGCCGCGGATGCGGGACAACGGCCGCGACGTGGAACTCGTCGACCCCGACGACCTCGCGGCGGAGTGGCCGGCGCTCAGAACCGACGACGTGGCCGTCGCCGCCGTGGCGCGGGACGCCGGTCGCGTGCGCCCCGCGACGTACGCCGAACTACTGGCGGAGAAGGCCGAAACCGCGGGAGCGCGGATCGAGACGGGCGTCGAAGCGAGCGTGGCGACGGACCCGGCCGGCGTCGTCGTCGACGGCGAGCGCCGGGCGTTCGACGCCGTCCTCGTCGCCGCGGGCGCGCACACGAAACGACTGCTCGCCGACGCCGGCGTCCCCGTCGCGCTCAAACCCTACCGCGTGCAGGCGCTGACCACGGTCGACGGCCCGGACGTGCCGCTGACCTACGACGCCACGGGCGGGTTCTACGTGCGCCCCTACGGCGACGGCCTGCTCGCCGGCGACGGCACGGAGGAGGTCGAGAGCGACCCCGACGACTGGAAGCGCGACGCCGACGACTGGTTCGTCGCGGATGTGCGGGACGGGCTCGCCCACCGGATCGGCCACGACGCCGACGTCACCGACGCCTGGGCGGGGCTGTGTACGGCGACGCCCGACCACGACCCGCTGCTGGGCGAGCTGCGCGACGGGCTCTACGTCGCTGCGGGGTGGCAGGGCCACGGATTCATGCGCTCACCCGCGCTGGGCGAGGCGGCAGCGGAGGCGGTCCTCGACGGCGACGGGATCCCCGCGTTCGACCCGACGCGTTTCTCGGGGGACGAGGAGTTCGAGATCGTCGAGGGGATGACGGTAGAGGAGTAG
- a CDS encoding MBL fold metallo-hydrolase yields MDRIDRVAVPFEGAPGGATNAYVVGTDGALLIDPAGVTDELDAVVSERSVAHVAVTHAHPDHVGGVAAYADDLDATVWCRAGRADRFERATGIAPDATFREGTAIPAVGGVTVIDAPGHAPDHVAFRVGDAALVGDLAVAEGSVAVTAPDGDMRAYFTSLRRLRAAGVARLFPGHGPPIENPRETIARLLSHRRDRERRVAAAVREGARTVDEVLDAAYDKDLAGVRDLAARTVEAHLDKLAVEGRVLRDGDRVRTVDGA; encoded by the coding sequence ATGGACCGCATCGACCGCGTCGCCGTCCCGTTCGAGGGAGCGCCCGGTGGCGCGACGAACGCGTACGTCGTCGGAACGGACGGTGCCCTGCTCATCGATCCAGCCGGCGTCACCGACGAACTGGACGCCGTCGTCAGCGAGCGATCCGTCGCCCACGTCGCGGTCACACACGCGCACCCGGACCACGTCGGCGGCGTCGCGGCGTACGCCGACGACCTCGACGCGACTGTCTGGTGCCGCGCCGGTCGCGCCGACCGCTTCGAGCGAGCGACGGGGATCGCTCCCGACGCGACGTTCCGCGAGGGGACCGCGATCCCCGCGGTGGGCGGCGTCACGGTGATCGACGCACCGGGGCACGCGCCGGACCACGTCGCGTTCCGCGTCGGCGACGCCGCGCTGGTCGGCGACCTCGCCGTCGCCGAGGGGAGCGTCGCCGTCACCGCGCCCGACGGCGACATGCGCGCCTACTTCACCTCGCTCCGTCGCCTGCGCGCGGCCGGCGTCGCGCGTCTCTTCCCGGGGCACGGACCCCCGATCGAGAACCCCCGGGAGACGATAGCTCGACTCCTCTCGCACCGCCGCGACCGGGAGCGCCGGGTGGCCGCCGCCGTCCGCGAGGGAGCCCGAACCGTCGACGAGGTCCTTGACGCCGCGTACGACAAGGACCTCGCAGGCGTCCGCGACCTCGCCGCGAGAACGGTCGAGGCCCACCTCGACAAACTCGCTGTCGAGGGGCGGGTTCTCCGAGACGGCGATCGGGTACGAACCGTAGACGGGGCGTGA
- a CDS encoding glycosyltransferase family 2 protein, giving the protein MELSVVVPTLNGREQLDRCLDALAEHVPDAEIVVVNGPSSDGTTGMVRERDDVDVLLELSDRNVNVARNAGIAEATGDAVGLVSYRLAVEPSWTEAVTAALSDGAAAVTGPTHRTLRAGMTTESEETRTFAGRSVTFFNGDNVVFDREAVEEIGGFDEYLETGGARDASHRLAATDRAVTWAPEMSVRGEYGADGGRAVRDWGWRHRSVAYQLCKNYGVHPTVPRRMIGLALSDALGTARDVFRGDVKPSSWFGTGRSVVSNAVGGCKDGLAARRRDGTDRRNPNGLDDRHDRVVERYEMR; this is encoded by the coding sequence ATGGAGCTCTCGGTAGTCGTTCCGACGCTCAACGGCCGAGAGCAACTGGATCGCTGTCTCGACGCGCTCGCCGAACACGTCCCCGACGCGGAGATCGTCGTCGTCAACGGCCCTTCCTCCGACGGCACGACCGGGATGGTCCGCGAGCGCGACGACGTCGACGTGCTTCTGGAACTGTCCGACAGGAACGTCAACGTCGCTCGCAACGCCGGTATCGCCGAGGCGACCGGCGACGCGGTCGGCCTCGTCAGCTACCGCCTCGCCGTCGAGCCCTCCTGGACCGAGGCCGTGACGGCGGCGCTGTCCGACGGCGCGGCCGCGGTGACGGGACCCACCCACCGCACGCTGCGGGCGGGGATGACCACGGAGTCCGAGGAGACCCGAACGTTCGCCGGGCGCTCGGTCACGTTCTTCAACGGCGACAACGTCGTCTTCGACCGCGAGGCAGTCGAGGAGATCGGCGGCTTCGACGAGTACCTCGAGACGGGCGGCGCGCGCGACGCCTCCCACCGCCTCGCCGCCACCGACCGCGCCGTCACCTGGGCCCCCGAGATGAGCGTCCGCGGCGAGTACGGGGCGGACGGCGGCCGCGCCGTCCGGGACTGGGGCTGGCGCCACCGGTCGGTGGCGTACCAGCTCTGCAAGAACTACGGCGTCCACCCGACCGTCCCCCGGCGGATGATCGGCCTCGCCCTCAGCGACGCCCTCGGTACCGCCCGGGACGTGTTCCGCGGCGACGTGAAGCCCAGCTCCTGGTTCGGCACCGGTCGGTCCGTCGTCAGCAACGCCGTCGGCGGCTGCAAGGACGGCCTCGCCGCCCGCCGCCGCGACGGCACCGACCGGCGGAACCCGAACGGGCTGGACGACCGCCACGACCGCGTGGTGGAGCGGTACGAGATGCGCTGA
- a CDS encoding MarR family transcriptional regulator, which produces MSTSTTDDRSKDADDPLSDSEYRDRLSELPPSAKLVAKVLETDSPLSQGQLADESLLPDRTVRYALNRLEEDDLVSSRYSFQDARKQVYFLNN; this is translated from the coding sequence ATGAGCACCAGCACGACGGACGACCGCTCGAAGGACGCCGACGATCCGCTCTCGGACTCGGAGTACCGCGACCGCCTCAGCGAGCTCCCGCCCAGCGCCAAACTCGTCGCCAAGGTTCTGGAGACCGACTCCCCGCTCTCGCAGGGCCAGCTCGCCGACGAGTCGCTGCTCCCCGACCGCACGGTCCGGTACGCGCTGAACCGCCTCGAAGAGGACGACCTCGTCAGCTCGCGGTACTCCTTCCAGGACGCCCGCAAGCAGGTCTACTTCCTGAACAACTGA
- a CDS encoding YkgJ family cysteine cluster protein, with product MESLEAELERARALDVADLADAIEDIGFECTRCGACCKAEDEDPHTATVFPDEVRTLQEADPDGDRDWRDVARPMPYGLDETADGVEGETFEWALQTDGCGDCTFYAEDDDGVGACTVHEDRPLICRTYPFSVALAGTSQPMGEAVDESGVVRAHECEGLGRDISRTDAEELAAALKERAVRELEEAIDVRDEYAPADPDPGEVVVHDSEGVKSVDGTPRNRD from the coding sequence ATGGAGAGCCTCGAAGCCGAACTCGAACGCGCCCGCGCGCTGGACGTCGCGGACCTGGCCGACGCCATCGAGGACATCGGCTTCGAGTGTACCCGCTGCGGAGCCTGCTGCAAGGCCGAGGACGAGGACCCCCACACCGCCACGGTGTTCCCCGACGAGGTCCGAACGTTGCAGGAGGCGGATCCGGACGGCGACCGGGACTGGCGCGACGTCGCCCGCCCGATGCCGTACGGCCTCGACGAGACGGCCGACGGCGTCGAGGGCGAGACGTTCGAGTGGGCGCTGCAGACCGACGGCTGCGGCGACTGCACCTTCTACGCCGAGGACGACGACGGCGTCGGCGCGTGCACGGTGCACGAGGACCGCCCGCTCATCTGCCGGACCTACCCCTTCAGCGTCGCGCTTGCAGGCACCAGCCAGCCGATGGGCGAGGCGGTCGACGAGTCCGGCGTCGTCCGCGCCCACGAGTGCGAGGGCCTCGGTCGCGACATCTCCCGCACGGACGCCGAGGAGCTCGCCGCGGCGCTGAAAGAGCGGGCGGTCCGCGAACTAGAGGAGGCGATCGACGTCCGCGACGAGTACGCGCCGGCCGACCCCGACCCGGGGGAAGTGGTCGTTCACGACTCCGAAGGCGTGAAGTCCGTCGACGGAACTCCTCGAAACCGCGATTGA
- a CDS encoding Hsp20/alpha crystallin family protein has translation MTLREIGKSVSDTVLKQVGRAASRLQESKSLSTDVLESDDAYLVVFDAPGAESSDVQVRFVDDDVLVRIDRFRDYHEGYEMRFPGRGLALEGSAELPDDAAVDAEAAKATLTESGELRVRLPKIGPDESGGATDDGDATISA, from the coding sequence ATGACACTGCGCGAGATCGGCAAGTCGGTCAGCGACACCGTCCTCAAACAGGTCGGTCGAGCCGCCAGCCGCCTCCAGGAGTCCAAGTCGCTGTCGACTGACGTGCTCGAAAGCGACGACGCGTACCTGGTCGTGTTCGACGCGCCCGGCGCCGAGAGCAGCGACGTGCAAGTGCGGTTCGTCGACGACGACGTGCTGGTCCGGATCGACCGGTTCCGCGACTACCACGAGGGCTACGAGATGCGCTTCCCCGGGCGCGGCCTCGCACTCGAGGGAAGCGCCGAGTTGCCCGACGACGCGGCCGTCGACGCGGAGGCGGCAAAGGCGACGCTGACGGAGTCCGGCGAGCTCCGCGTGCGCCTGCCGAAGATCGGGCCCGACGAGAGCGGCGGCGCGACCGACGACGGCGACGCGACGATCAGCGCCTGA
- a CDS encoding TRAM domain-containing protein, with protein sequence MEISDELLCLFSADVSVTDDKYVVEVPRREVETGSVEPGETYRVALISREESEDSEESSSTGAPPEPQPPVEVGETRYVEIEDIGKQGDGIARVERGYVIIVPGAEVGERVKIEVTEVKSNFAVGEIIEETF encoded by the coding sequence TTGGAAATCTCTGATGAACTCCTGTGTCTGTTCAGCGCCGACGTGTCCGTGACGGACGACAAGTACGTCGTCGAAGTCCCCCGTCGAGAGGTCGAGACGGGGTCGGTCGAACCCGGCGAAACCTACCGCGTCGCGCTCATCTCCCGCGAGGAATCGGAAGACAGCGAGGAATCGTCGTCGACCGGCGCTCCCCCCGAACCGCAGCCGCCGGTCGAGGTCGGCGAGACCCGCTACGTCGAGATCGAGGACATCGGCAAGCAGGGCGACGGCATCGCGCGCGTCGAGCGCGGGTACGTGATCATCGTCCCCGGTGCCGAAGTCGGCGAGCGCGTCAAGATCGAGGTGACCGAAGTGAAGTCGAACTTCGCCGTCGGCGAGATCATCGAGGAAACGTTCTAA
- a CDS encoding helix-turn-helix domain-containing protein has translation MDFTTYPNDPDAVARRRMPDSINSSQAKLVYYYLRVTDCETVDELSSELDMRRMTLYDVLETLEGKGLVESRGDRYRTN, from the coding sequence ATGGACTTCACGACCTATCCGAACGACCCCGACGCCGTCGCCCGGCGGCGGATGCCCGACTCGATCAACTCCTCTCAGGCGAAGCTCGTGTACTACTACCTCAGGGTGACCGACTGCGAGACGGTCGACGAGCTGTCCTCGGAACTCGACATGCGGCGGATGACGCTGTACGACGTCCTGGAGACGCTGGAGGGGAAAGGGCTGGTCGAGAGCCGGGGCGACCGGTATCGGACGAACTGA
- a CDS encoding radical SAM protein gives MTDPADLSVTIVDGYVDEPAHFGVPPYVSTYPRYTAGALVDAGVPRENVTYHTIDELRDDRHKWRDVEEADLFCYIGGMTVPGKYVGGTPAEPDEVRELAWTANGVSMMGGPVRFGVGEANEGASETERDDLDFDFLAMADVEAAAHDIVENGLEGFEDRYRGVPEETRWARQGAFVVEQHPNHPDYLIAELETSRGCPYRCSFCTEPMYGDPDFRPPESVVDEVDALSDRGVRHFRLGRQADILAYGGDGEAPNPDALRELYGGIREVAPDLETLHLDNMNPITVVKWPEKAREGIRIIAEHNTPGDTAAFGLESADPVVQEENNLNVSAEECFEAVRIVNEEAGWRPGEEPSTGPSVGDDAPNRLPKLLPGINLVHGLKGEREETFEHNKAFLRRVYDEGYMLRRVNIRQVMAFEGTDMAETGADLARDHKQQFKRYKQEVREEIDNPMLKRVAPVGTVLPDVTLEYHQDGKTFGRQLGTYPLLVGIPGERELGQTLDVAIVGHGYRSVTGVPHPLDVNSASMDELAAIPGIGKSSAGDIVVNRPYESADEIEIDADVADFTTVRPFESAD, from the coding sequence ATGACCGACCCCGCCGACCTCTCCGTGACCATCGTCGACGGCTACGTCGACGAGCCGGCGCACTTCGGGGTCCCGCCGTACGTCTCGACGTATCCCCGCTACACCGCGGGCGCGCTCGTCGACGCGGGCGTCCCGCGCGAGAACGTCACCTACCACACCATCGACGAGCTCCGCGACGACCGCCACAAGTGGCGCGACGTGGAGGAGGCCGACCTGTTCTGCTACATCGGCGGCATGACCGTTCCCGGGAAGTACGTCGGCGGCACCCCCGCCGAACCCGACGAGGTTCGCGAGCTCGCCTGGACCGCGAACGGCGTCTCGATGATGGGCGGCCCCGTCCGCTTCGGCGTCGGCGAGGCCAACGAGGGCGCGAGCGAGACCGAGCGCGACGACCTGGACTTCGACTTCCTCGCGATGGCCGACGTGGAGGCCGCCGCCCACGACATCGTCGAGAACGGCCTCGAAGGGTTCGAGGACCGCTACCGCGGCGTCCCCGAGGAGACCCGCTGGGCGCGACAGGGCGCGTTCGTCGTCGAACAGCACCCGAACCACCCCGACTACCTCATCGCCGAACTCGAGACCTCCCGCGGCTGCCCGTACCGCTGCTCGTTCTGCACGGAGCCGATGTACGGCGACCCGGACTTCCGCCCGCCCGAGAGCGTCGTCGACGAGGTGGACGCGCTGTCGGACCGCGGCGTCCGGCACTTCCGCCTCGGCCGGCAGGCCGACATCCTCGCGTACGGCGGCGACGGCGAAGCGCCGAACCCCGACGCGCTCCGCGAACTCTACGGCGGTATCCGCGAAGTGGCACCCGATCTGGAGACGCTCCACCTCGACAACATGAACCCCATCACGGTCGTGAAATGGCCGGAGAAGGCCCGCGAGGGGATCCGGATCATCGCCGAGCACAACACGCCCGGCGACACGGCCGCGTTCGGCCTGGAGTCCGCCGACCCAGTCGTGCAGGAGGAGAACAACCTCAACGTCTCCGCCGAGGAGTGCTTCGAGGCGGTCCGCATCGTCAACGAGGAGGCCGGGTGGCGGCCGGGAGAAGAGCCGAGTACCGGCCCCTCCGTCGGCGACGACGCGCCGAACCGGCTCCCCAAGCTCCTCCCCGGCATCAACCTCGTCCACGGGCTGAAGGGCGAGCGCGAGGAGACGTTCGAGCACAACAAGGCGTTCCTCCGGCGCGTGTACGACGAGGGCTACATGCTCCGCCGGGTGAACATTCGGCAGGTGATGGCGTTCGAGGGCACTGACATGGCCGAGACCGGCGCGGACCTCGCGCGCGACCACAAGCAGCAGTTCAAGCGGTACAAGCAGGAGGTCCGCGAGGAGATAGACAACCCGATGCTCAAGCGCGTCGCCCCGGTGGGCACGGTCCTGCCGGACGTCACGCTTGAGTATCACCAGGACGGCAAGACGTTCGGCCGCCAGCTCGGCACCTACCCGCTGCTCGTCGGCATCCCGGGCGAGCGCGAACTCGGGCAGACGCTCGACGTGGCGATCGTCGGCCACGGCTACCGCTCGGTGACCGGCGTCCCACACCCGCTCGACGTGAACAGCGCGTCGATGGACGAGCTCGCGGCGATCCCCGGGATCGGCAAGAGCAGCGCGGGCGACATCGTCGTGAACCGCCCGTACGAGTCGGCGGACGAGATAGAGATCGACGCGGACGTGGCGGACTTCACGACGGTGCGGCCGTTCGAGAGCGCCGATTGA
- a CDS encoding class I SAM-dependent methyltransferase — translation MKGQEWYQESDVAEEYEEKRFSRGGRLIDRREKEAVLDAIGPVDGERILEIACGTGRFTVMLAERGADVVGLDISGPMLQQGREKARSAGVDDKLEFMRGDAGRLPFPDDHFDTVFAMRFFHLADTPAAFLSEMRRVSKNRVFFDTFNRFSSRSIYNWLLPMGSRLYSRTEVEALLSRAGLRLVGDEHDFVLPYGFYRKIPNSLASTFRKFDTTVGRSPLGDGLASVSYWNASVD, via the coding sequence GTGAAGGGACAGGAGTGGTATCAGGAGTCCGATGTCGCCGAGGAGTACGAGGAGAAGCGGTTCTCGCGCGGGGGCCGGCTCATCGACCGCCGCGAGAAGGAAGCCGTCCTCGACGCGATCGGACCCGTCGACGGCGAGCGGATCCTCGAGATCGCCTGCGGTACCGGCCGGTTCACCGTGATGCTCGCCGAGCGAGGCGCCGACGTCGTCGGGCTGGACATCTCCGGTCCGATGCTGCAGCAGGGCCGCGAGAAGGCCCGGTCGGCCGGCGTCGACGACAAACTGGAGTTCATGCGCGGCGACGCCGGACGGCTCCCGTTCCCCGACGATCACTTCGACACGGTGTTCGCGATGCGCTTTTTCCACCTCGCGGACACCCCCGCGGCGTTCCTGAGCGAGATGCGCCGCGTCTCGAAAAACCGGGTCTTCTTCGACACGTTCAACCGCTTCAGTTCGCGGAGCATCTACAACTGGCTGCTGCCGATGGGCTCCCGGCTCTACTCCCGGACGGAGGTCGAGGCGCTCCTGTCGCGCGCGGGCCTGCGCCTCGTAGGCGACGAGCACGACTTCGTGCTCCCGTACGGGTTCTACCGGAAGATTCCCAACAGCCTCGCCAGCACGTTCCGCAAGTTCGACACCACCGTCGGGCGCTCGCCGCTCGGCGACGGGCTCGCCTCGGTGTCGTACTGGAACGCGTCAGTCGACTGA
- a CDS encoding GNAT family N-acetyltransferase codes for MANDVTVRRAESDDIDGVRRVAERAWRETYDGVLPDDAVETMLSTHYSPEVLEEIVAADAERLFVAEDDGETVGYAASGGSEAAVEGEISIYVDPDHWGRGVGERLLDRAVEDLAARDVDRVEESVLAENKVGTAFYEKHFDRVGEREIEIGGETETVNVYEREIP; via the coding sequence ATGGCAAACGACGTAACCGTGCGACGCGCGGAGTCCGACGACATCGACGGCGTCCGGCGGGTGGCCGAACGCGCGTGGCGGGAGACGTACGACGGCGTCCTGCCGGACGACGCGGTCGAGACGATGCTCTCGACGCACTACTCGCCCGAGGTGTTAGAGGAGATAGTCGCGGCGGACGCGGAGCGCCTGTTCGTCGCGGAGGACGACGGGGAGACGGTCGGCTACGCGGCGAGCGGCGGGTCGGAGGCGGCGGTCGAGGGCGAGATCAGCATCTACGTCGACCCCGACCACTGGGGGCGGGGGGTCGGCGAGCGCCTGCTCGACCGCGCGGTCGAGGACCTCGCGGCGCGGGACGTGGACCGCGTCGAGGAGTCTGTGCTCGCGGAGAACAAGGTCGGGACGGCGTTCTACGAGAAGCACTTCGACCGGGTCGGCGAGCGGGAGATCGAGATCGGCGGGGAGACCGAGACCGTGAACGTGTACGAGCGGGAGATCCCCTAG
- a CDS encoding DUF7559 family protein, which yields MPKTEEIKCTNDDCELDMFENHYTYDVPEDLGVEDLVCPYCAETEGLELIEL from the coding sequence ATGCCCAAGACCGAGGAGATCAAGTGCACCAACGACGACTGCGAGCTCGACATGTTCGAGAACCACTACACCTACGACGTGCCGGAGGACCTCGGCGTCGAGGACCTCGTCTGTCCCTACTGCGCGGAGACCGAGGGCCTCGAACTGATCGAACTGTAG